Within Methyloterricola oryzae, the genomic segment CAATCAGCGGGTCATCTACGACGATCAGGGCGAGAGCATCCCGCGCGTCGGCCAATGGGAGGACGACGACTACCGCCACGCCGAGCGCGTCAACATGTACTGGCGCTCCGCCCATTCACCCGGTTTGAACGGCTTCGACTGCCAGCAACCCTGGTCCGCCGCCTTCATCAGCTGGGTCATGGAGGCCGCGGGCGTGTCCGAGGAATGGTTCCCGCCAGCCAGGGCCCATTGGGTCTATCTTGCGCATTTTTTGAACGGAGCGCGCTACGGCGACAGCGTATTCGTGCCCCGGACCATCCGCGAATACTCGCCACGGGCAGGCGACCTGATCTGCGCGACGCGCGAACCGGTGGTGTCCCCCTACATCAGCGAGCCGCCCCCGGCCTACCTGCTTGAGAACACCAAGCTGCACTGCGACATCGTGGTGGAAAAGCGCGGCCAGACCCTGCATGCCATCGGCGGCAATGTGCGCAACTCGGTGTCACGCAGCGAGCTGACCCTGACACCCGACGGCTATCTGCAGCCGACACCCACCCGTCAATGGTTTCTGGTGGTGGAGAACCGGCTGGACTGAATTCTTCAGTCCTGTGACTCGGCCGTCTTACCCACCAGTTTGTTGGCCTCGTTGCGTGCATAGTTGTTGACGCAAAAGCCGATCGAGAACGCCAGAGTCCCAGCAAACAAGCCAAACAGGAAGATTTCCACCCACGTAATGCCGATCATGTGCATACCTCGCGAACTGTTGGCAAACCAGTATTAAAAACCTACCGTTTCACTATAACCAGGCATCACGGGTTTACAATAGTGACCTTGTTTTACGTACTGTTCACGATTAAGAAACACGACCCTGGCATTCATTCCTTGACGCCCCCCAGGGTCAGGCCTTCCATGTAATAGCGCTGCAGCGCGAGGAACAGCAGCAGCACCGGCATCAGGGTCAGGACGGCGGCCGCCATCATCAACTCCGTGTCCTGCACGTGCTCCCCCATCAAATTGGCCAGGGCCACCGGCAAGGTATAGCGCTCGCTGTCGGTGAGCACGATGAGCGGCCACAGGAAATCGCTCCAGCTTCCCAGAAAGGTGAACACCGCCAGGGTCACCAGGATCGGGCGGCACAGGGGCAGCACCAGGCTCCAGTAGATTCGCAGTTCGCTGGCCCCATCGATGCGGGCAGCGTCGAGCAGGCTGTCGGGTATGGACCGGACGAACTGACGGATCAGAAAGATACCGAAAATGCTCGCCATGCCGGGAACGATCACCCCGGCAAAGGTATTGACCAGGCCCAGGTGCTTGAGCAGGAGATACAGCGGCAGCATCGCCACCTGCCCGGGAATCACCATGGCGGCCAGCATCCAACGAAACAATCGATCCCGGCCGGCAAATTGGAATTTGGCGAAGGCATAGCCCGCCAGGGAATTCAGCAGCACGGACAGAATCGTGGACAGGCTGGCTACCAGCAGGCTGTTGCGCAAGCAAAGCCCCAGATCCAAGTGGCCGAATAGCGTGCGGTAATGCTCCAGTGTTACCGCTTCAGGCCAGAGCGGAGGCGGGAACCGCACCGCCTCGTTGGCCGGCATCAGCGACACGGAAAACATCCAAACCAGGGGGAACAGGGTCAGCACCACCCCAGCCAGCAGGATCAGGTTGACCAGCACCGCCTGCACCCTCCGTGTCCCGTTCATGGCCGGCGAATCCGCAATTGCACCAGGCTGCCCAGCAGGATCAGGACGAACAGGGCGAAAGCAATGGCAGACGCGTAACCCATGTTCCACCAGCGGAATCCCTCCTGGAACATCAGCAGGCCGAGGCTGAGGGTGCGATTGGCCGGGCCGCCCTGAGTCATCACATAGGGCTCGGCGAACAACTGCAGGTAACCAATCATGGTGATGACGGTCACGAAGATAAAGGTGGGCGCCAGCAGGGGCAGCGTGATATGTCGGAACTGCTGCCATGCTCCTGCGCCGTCGATCTGGGCCGCTTCGTAAAGACGCCGGGGTATGGCTTGCAGCCCGGCGATGAAAACGATCATGTTGAAGCCGAAGTTCTTCCACACCGCCATCAGGATCAGGGCCGGCATGGCCCAATCGGGATCGCCGAGCCAGTCCACCGGATCCAGGCCCAGATGGCTCAGCGCGACATTGAGCAAGCCATGGCGCGGCTGATACAAATAGCGCCACACCACCGCGACAGCCACCAGAGTGGCCACCACCGGCAGGAAGAACAGCACCCGGAACAGACCCTGGAACCTCACCAAGCGGTTGTTCACCAGCAAGGCCGCCCCCAGGGAAACAGCCACGGACAGCGGTCCACCCACCGCCATGAAGTAAAGGGTGTTCTTCAGCGCGGTCCAGAACAGAGGATCGCCCACCAGGCGCAGATAATTGCCTACCCCGACCCAGCGCAACCGGGACAGATCGCCCAGGGCGTAGATGTCGAAATCGGTAAAGCTCAGCATCAGCGCGGCGGCGACTGGCAGCACAAAGAAAACGGCGATCAAGACGAGCGCCGGGGCAGCGAACCAGACACCGGGGCTGATGGATGCCAGATCAGGTTTGGCCATGGACATGCGGCGCGGATGCTCCAGACAAGGCGGTTCTACCAACGCCCATGGTCCATGAGCCAGCGGCGCTTTTCCAGTATCGCGTCCACATCCTGGTCGAGGGCGGTGAGCGCCGCATCCTCCGTCATCTCGCCACGCACCGTGCTTTCCGCGTAG encodes:
- a CDS encoding DUF2272 domain-containing protein; this translates as MKRLPLLPPLIVAVTLAACAGKPAKAPTTPAKPAPAATPAPATRLQPPLPSYRYAQRSYKDRILSMARHEWEFFGNQRVIYDDQGESIPRVGQWEDDDYRHAERVNMYWRSAHSPGLNGFDCQQPWSAAFISWVMEAAGVSEEWFPPARAHWVYLAHFLNGARYGDSVFVPRTIREYSPRAGDLICATREPVVSPYISEPPPAYLLENTKLHCDIVVEKRGQTLHAIGGNVRNSVSRSELTLTPDGYLQPTPTRQWFLVVENRLD
- a CDS encoding carbohydrate ABC transporter permease yields the protein MNGTRRVQAVLVNLILLAGVVLTLFPLVWMFSVSLMPANEAVRFPPPLWPEAVTLEHYRTLFGHLDLGLCLRNSLLVASLSTILSVLLNSLAGYAFAKFQFAGRDRLFRWMLAAMVIPGQVAMLPLYLLLKHLGLVNTFAGVIVPGMASIFGIFLIRQFVRSIPDSLLDAARIDGASELRIYWSLVLPLCRPILVTLAVFTFLGSWSDFLWPLIVLTDSERYTLPVALANLMGEHVQDTELMMAAAVLTLMPVLLLFLALQRYYMEGLTLGGVKE
- a CDS encoding carbohydrate ABC transporter permease, whose protein sequence is MSMAKPDLASISPGVWFAAPALVLIAVFFVLPVAAALMLSFTDFDIYALGDLSRLRWVGVGNYLRLVGDPLFWTALKNTLYFMAVGGPLSVAVSLGAALLVNNRLVRFQGLFRVLFFLPVVATLVAVAVVWRYLYQPRHGLLNVALSHLGLDPVDWLGDPDWAMPALILMAVWKNFGFNMIVFIAGLQAIPRRLYEAAQIDGAGAWQQFRHITLPLLAPTFIFVTVITMIGYLQLFAEPYVMTQGGPANRTLSLGLLMFQEGFRWWNMGYASAIAFALFVLILLGSLVQLRIRRP